The following DNA comes from Novosphingobium sp. PP1Y.
GCGTACGCTTCTGGCTCTCCTCTATCTTGCGCCACTGGCTTGCCGTGCGCTTACATTTCCCCTCGGGGTCAACCTGACGTTAGTCTATTGCCTGCTGCTCATTGGACTGATCTGGCGATGCATTTGCTTCGAAACGACATTGCCGGTAACGCAGCCTGACCCCCAACATCGTTAATATCCGCTAACCACGGGGATAAACGGCATATTGATGCCGCTGCGGCAAGAATTTGCCGTATGAAGTGGTCCCATCTCGTTGCTGCGGGTGTGCCGGTCCTCGGCCTTCAGCTCGCGATTGCTGCGCCGGCGCAGGCTTCGGCCTCCGTTGTGCTGGGGCTGCCGCTGGTTGCCGTGGCGGGGGGTCGGGCCTTTCCGGCCTCCCCTCATCGCAACCGGACTCCTTCGCCAGCGCTTGCGAGGGAGCTGCTTCTGCAGGGCTCATGGCGCGGGCGGCGGAACCTGTGACCAGCAAGGCGGCAGCGTTGCTGGGCGGCGCGCCGAGCAGGCTTGAACTGATCTCAATGCAGCAGTCGTCTCGCACCGGGCAAGCGTCGCAGGCGCTGGTGACGGCGCCGATCGCACCGGCTGCCGGGGGACTGCGCTGCGCAGCCCTGACCCAGTCGCGCACATTGCCGGCGATCTACTCAGCGACGAGCCGTGCCTCGGCCGATCCGGAGAATTTTCTCGGCAGCGCCCGCCTGCCGCTGCGCCATACGACTTTCGATGCGCAGTGGGACCGGGTGCGCCGCGCCGGATTGCCTGGCCGTTCCGTCGCGGCCATGGCCGCGCGCTCCGGCGCCGGGGCGAGCGAAATGACGCTGTCGGCAGTCAATGCCTGGTCCAACCGGCATATCCGCTACCGCGAGGACAGCGAGATCTACGGCAAGTCCGACTACTGGGCGACCGCCAGCGCGACCCTCAAGCGCGGCGCCGGGGACTGCGAGGACATCGCGATCTTCAAGATGCAGGCGCTTGCCGCACTGGGCGTGCCGCGTTCCGACATGTACCTGACGATCGCGCGCGATACCGTGCGCAATGCCGATCATGCCCTGCTCGTCGTGAAGCTGGAAGGCCGCTACTGGGTGCTCGACAATGCGACCGACAAGCTGCTCGACGGCGCTATGAGCTACGACTACCGGCCGATCATGTCGTTCAGCACCAGCGGCAAGTGGCTGCACGGCTATACCCGCCAACCGGAACAGGCCCCGACGCTTATCGCCGCACGCTGAACGCGCCCGCCCAGCGTGAAAATCAGCGCTCGGTGAGAGCCTCGTCGAAGGCGCGCAGGACCGGCTTGAACAGGTAGGTCAGGATGCTCTTGCGCCCCGTCACGATTTCCACGTCGCAGATCATGCCCGGCATGATCGGCAGCCGCGTCCCGTTCTTGACGATGAACGCCTTGTCGGTTTCCACCATCACACTGTAGTAGGCCTTGCGCTCGACGTCGTCGTAGATGCTGTCCGCGCTGATGTTGCGCACGCGGCCCGTCAGCCCGCCATAGATGGAGAAGTCGTAGGCGGTGACCTTGACGTTGGCAGGATCGCCCACCTTGATGAAGGCGATGTCCTTGGGATCGACGCGCGCTTCCACCAACAGCTTTTCGCCCACCGGCACGATCTGCATGAGCTTTTCGCCCGCATTCACAAAGCCGCCGACCGTGGTGACCTGCACATCGTTGATGTAGCCGGTCGCGGGCGCACGCAATTCGTTGCGCTCTAGGCGGGCCTCGGCGCCCTTGATCGTCTCTTCGTTGACCGCGATCTTGGTGGTGATCTCGCTGCGCTCGTTGAGCGCTTCCTGCTGGAAATCGAGGCGGGCCTGCCGCAGCTGCGCCTCGGCTTCGCGGATCGCCGCCTGCGCCCGGCCGACGCCCTGCCGCGCTGCGGAGAGCCGCCCCTGCGTGTCGACAAGATCGCGCTGGGCAGTCAGCAGTTCGGTCTTGGGGACGATGCCCTTCTGCGCAAGCGGGGTGAGCATGTTGACCTGGTCCTGCGCCAGCTTCGCGCTGTTCTGGAGCGAGGCGACCGTTGCCTGGCCCTCCTGCAGATCGCGGCGACGCTGATCTACTTGCGCAACAAGGGCGTTCTGGCGGCTCTGCGCGGCGGCGCGGCGCACGTCGGCAAGGCGTGCTTCCTCGGCGCAGATCGTGCCTTCGCCGCAGGTGCTTTCCGTACCGGTGCCCTCCCCTTCCAGACGATCGGCCCGCGCGGCAAGGCGCTCGTTTTCTGCCTGCAACTGACCCAGCGCGGAAGAAGACTGGGAATCGTCGAGACGGACGAGCAACTGGCCCTTCTTCACCATCTGGCCGGGCCGCACGAGGATCGACAGCACCGTGGCCGGGCTGGCCGCCTGGACGAGCTGGGCCTTGCTGGACGGCACGACCTTGCCCATGCCGCGGGTCACTTCGTCGACGCGGGCAAGCCCGGCCCAGACGAACAGCACCAGCAGGGCAACGCCGCACAGGACAATCAGCCTGCGGCTGGCATCCCAGTCGTCGTAACCGATCCGCTGCCTGAAAGACGAAATCATGGCGTTCATCGTGCGAGCACTATCCTTGACGGCGCGGATGCCGTTTCCATCCCCGGTTCGACAGCCTGCGACTGGGCCAACGTGCTGGCCGCGATGGCGGACTGGTACTTCGAGCTGGCCGACACCGGATCGGGGATCGAGAGGCGCCATTGCTTGGTTGTATCGATGCGCCCGCCGACGTCGTTGGCGGCATGGCGGTCGGTGACGGCCGGCGGGACGGTCAGGCCCGGCGCCGGTGCGGGCTCGACCAGCGGCTGCGATGCGGCAAGCAGGCGCGCGCGCAAACCTTCGTAATCGAGCGCCGGAATGCGCTCGACCCCGCTGTAGGCGCTGGTGAACAGCGCACGCTGGCCCCACTTGCCGTGAAGGCGATAGAAGATGTGGCGGCCGATCTTGTCGATCTTGGCAAGGGTGAAGGCCCACTTGGGCAGGACGTAATCGGCGTGGTAGTTGGTAGCGGTGCCGACGCTGGCCTCGACGCGTCCGGCAAGGGCCTCGCGCGCGACTTCCTGAGCCTCGGCCCAAAGCGATGCCATGGGCGCGCGAAGCAGCGCACCGTCGCAGGTGAAGCTGAACTGGCACCCGGTCGTGCGCTGCGAGCCCTCATAGACGACGCCGCAGACGCTGTTCGGATAGGCGGGATGGCGCACCCGGTTGAGCACGACCTGTGCCACGGCCCGCCTGCCCTCCAGCGGTTCGCGGGCGGCCTCGTAATAAACCGCCTGGGTCATGCATTTCAGCGCCGTGCGATAGGCAGCACCGGAAGTGCCGTGCAGGACGAAGCTGGCCGCGCTTTCCACCGGGAGGCCCGAGACGGCGATCGCGGCATTGCGCTGTTCGGCCTCGCTGCCTTCGACGAGGATCTGCGACTTGTCGTCCACCGTCATGGCTTCGACTTCGCGCAGTTGTTCGGCAGGTACGATGACTGGCGCCGGTTCGTTCGCGCCAAGGCCGAAGATGCTGCGCAGCTCGGGAACCTGCGTGCAGGCGACGAGGCCAAGGAGGACGACGCCGCCAAGCGCCGCCATCATCGCGCGCCTGGCGCGCACCGGGGCAGCGTGCGCACGTGTGCGCTGCATTCCATGCCCTGCGATAGAGGCAGCTGCGGCGTTCACGATCTGGCTCCCATGCCTGCCGACGCAATGATCTCGTCGCGCGGACCGTCAGCGACGATCCGCCCCCTGTCCAGCACGATCAGGCGTTTGCAGATCGAGAAAAGTGCCGGTCTGTGGGTCGCGACAACAAGTGTCTGCGAAGGTGACAGGGATTGGGACAGGCGCTCGACGAAAAGTTGCTCGGTCTGGCTATCCATGGCGCCGGTCGGCTCATCGAGGAACAGCAGTCGTGAGGGCTTCACCATGGCCCGGGCAAGCGACAGGAACGCCCGTTGCCCGCCGGAAAGCTGGACGCCGGATTCGCCGACCGGACGATCGAAACCGCTGGCATCTCGCGAGAGAAACTCGTCCGCCCCCACCTGCCGCAAGGCGCGAAGAAGGTCCTCGTCATGCACGATACCGGCCCCGATCGCGAGGTTGTCCTTGATCGAGCCGCTGAACAGCACGGCATCCTGCCCCACGAAGCGATAGGCGTTGCGCAGGTCCTGCGGCCGGTATTGGCGGCTGTCGATCCCGTCGATCAGCATGGAGCCGGCGGTGGGCTGGTAGAGACCGCAGATCACCCGGCCCAGCGTCGACTTGCCCGAGGCGACCTTGCCGATGATGGCGATGCGGTCGCCCTCGTTGATCGTCAGGTTGATCCCGGCGAGCGAGGGGATCGAGGCCTGCGGATAAGTGAATTCGAGATCCTCGGTGCGGACATTGGCACTGCGCACTTCGGGGGTCAGCGAAGCGCTGCCCATCGTGCGCTCATCCTCTTCGAGCCAGACCTGCTGCAGCGAATCCAGCACCTTGCGCGCCTGCTGGCTGCGGGTGAGCAGAAAGGCCAACTGCGCGGCAGGAGAAAGCGAACGGGTCGAAAGCATGACGATGGCGATGATCGAGCCCATCGTGATCTTGCCCGCGTCGAACAGGTAGTATCCGCCGATGACAAGGCTGATGCTGGTAACTTGCTGGAAGGTGGAAGCCAGCGAGATCGCCGCGGAACTGACGTCGCGCAGACGGCGCTGCGAATGGGCGCCTGCTTCGGCAAGCTGACGCCAGCGGCCGAGCATCACGCCTTCGCCCGACAGGCTCTTGAGCGTTTCGATACCGGAGATCGATTCCACCAGGAGCGTCTGCTGTAGCCCGTTGTCGACTTGCGCATCGAGCGCGGCGCTGCTGACCTTGCGCTGCAGGCGCAGGCCGAAGATCGCCATGCACGCCGCCCCGATCAGCGGCACCATCGCCAGCCAGCCCGCGATATAGGCGATCACCGCCAGGAACAGGACGAGGAAGGCCATGTCTGCGACAAGGACAATGGTCGTCGAGGCGTAGAAATCGCGCACCAGCGAGAATTCGGAGACGCGCGCCACGAGGTTGCCGGTGTGGCCCTTGCGCCCGGCGAGCGGCGAGGACAACACCTTGGAATAGATCTTCTGCGACAGCTTCAGGTCGAGATCGCGCCCGATCTGGTCCAGCACGCGGGTCCGCGCACGCCGGATCATGAAATCCATGGCAAAGGCGATCAGTACGCCTGCCGCCAGCACCCACAAGGTGGCCTGCGCGCGGTTGGGGATGACACGGTCGTAAACGTTCATCGAGAACAGCGGGTAGGACAACGCCAGCACGTTGACGATAACGGAGGCCACCATCACCGGCCAGAACTGGCCGCGCAGCTTGTACAGCTCGCTCCAGAACCAGTGGCTCTTGGCCCGCTCCTGCCAAGGCGCCCCAGCTTCCCGCGCGCTCGAGGAATCTCCGAAGACGGTGGCCATCCAGCCATCGTAGCGTTCGGCAAGTGCCGCTACCGGCTCCCAGCTTTCACTGCGGGTTTCCGGACGCCAGACCCGTGCATCCGCGTCCTTCACCTCGTGAATGACGGCGACCTGGCCCCCTTCGAAGGAGACGATGGCCGGGTAGAACTCCGGCTTGGTCGGCAACCTGGTGCGACGCGAGGCGTCGCAGTTGAGGCCCAGCAACTCCAACGCCGCTTCGGCCTGGTGACGCGGCAGGTAGCCTTGCGCATTGCGCGCCAGCGAGGAGAACATGACCGGCGCGCAGGAGACGCCGGCCTTTTCCGCCATGCGGGCAATGCACGCGACGAGAAAGTCTTCCTCGCCGCGCTTCACTTCCGTTGCTTCGAACATTACGCTCATCCAGGGGGGCGAGAACCGCCCCCGTTAGCCACTGCCGTCAATCGCCGCGCCGCCATGCGCAGGGTCAGGGATAGGTGCGGTACTGTGTCTCGGCCGGATTGGGCGGACCGTAGTGGAAGCGGTCCCGCTCGTTCATACCGGCCCCGGCACCTGCCGGCACGTTGATCGTGGTGAGGAAGCGATTGGTCGCGGCCAGCACCTGATAACGGGCGAACATTTCCGAGAAACGCGCGGTTTCGAGCCGGACCTGCACGTTGTAGCGCGTGTTTTGCGCATCGAGCACGTCGAGCAGCGAACGACGCCCGACGTTGAACTGGCTGCGGTAGGAGAGCAGCAGGTCATCCGACACGCGGCTCTGGTTGCCCAGCTGTTCACCGATGCGCCCTTGCGTCTGCAGGGTGGTCCAGGCGGTCTGGACGTCCTCTTCGGCTTCGCGGGTCACCTGGTAGAGCCGATAGCGCGCTTCGCTCGCGCGGCGCACCATCTCCTGGTAGTTGGCGCGGTTGATACCGCCGTCGAACACGTTCCAGCGCAGGAAAACGCGGGCCTGCACATCCTTGGTGGAACCGCGGAAACCGTCGATGTCCTCACCGGCGCGGCCGTTCAGGTCCACGCCGATCTTGGGGAAACCGTCGCCGCGCACGCTGTCGGCCAGTGCCCCTGCAGCATCGACGTCCGCCGCCGCTTCCTTGACCAGCGGATTTTCAGTGCGGGCCATCCCGACCGCCTCGCTGAGGGTGGCCGGCAAGCCTTCCGCCAGTTCGGGCGGCATCGTGACATTGTCGATGTCGAGACCGGTCAGCCGACGCAGCTTGATCTTCGCTTCCGTCAGGTCCTGCTCGGCTTCCGACTGGCGGACGAGCGCGGCCTGCAGTCGTTCTTCCGATTGCTGCTGGTCGGCGATCGAGATCGATCCCTGTTCCACTCCAGTCGTCAGATCGTTCACCAGCGAACGGTGAAACGCCACGTTATCCTCGCTCGCGGCAACGATGCGCTGCTGGAGGAGGATATCGAGGTACTGACGCGCGACCTGAAGGGCGATGTATTCAGAACGTTCGACCACCCGAAGCGAGGCACCGTCGACGCGCGCTGCCTGGCGCAGCAGTTCTCCGCGACGGCGACCGAAGTCGAGGGCAACCCATTCCGCACGCACTTCGGCGCTCAGCGGATAAAGTTCCTGCCCGGCAATGCCGAGCGAACGGCGGGTCCTGTTCTCAAGGTGGCGCCAGCCTGCCGATGCCTCGACATCGACGCGCGGGGCATAAAGGCCCTGCGCCTGCTTGCGCTCGAACTGGATGGCCTCGGTATTATACTGGGCCTGCGCCACCTCGGGGTTCGAATTGACCGCCACGACTATGGCATCGCGCAGGCTCACCGGGCCGGCCGACTGCGCCAGCGCCACCGAAGCCGTTCCGGACAAAAGGACCGCAATCCCCGCCGCGATGGTTCTATCGTACAACATCTTCACACCTCTCCCGGTCACTCGACCGTAATCTCAACGCGGCGGTTCTGGAGTTCGCGAACCCCATCCGCCGTCGGCACACGCGGGTTGCTTTCACCGAACGCCTGCGTGGACAAATTGGCCGTCGTGCCATGCGACACGAGGTAGTCGCGCACGGCATCGGCCCGGCGCGTCGAAAGCCCCATGTTATAGCGGTCGCTTCCCGAACGATCCGTATATCCGTCTATCCGGATCGCAGCCCCGCCGCAGCCTGCGGTCGAAGACACGGTCGAATCGAGGATCGTCGCCGCGTCGGGCGAAATCATGCTGCTGTCCCAGTCGAAGAACACGATGTAGGGCCCGGGCAGGCACGGTGCCTCGGCGACCGGCGGCTGCGGGGCAGCGGCTTCCTGCGACACCATCTGCGGCTGGGTCATGCGGCGATAGGCCTCGTCGCACTTGCCGATGCTGACGGGGTCCTTGGTCCCGCTTTTCAGGAAACCCATGGCAATGCCGCATTGCGCCTTGGCCTGCGAAGCCCACATGTAGGCCGGCGTATCGGCCGAAACGACGCTCGCGTCGCCGGTCTGCGCCAGAGCCGCGTCGTATCGCGTGCGGATCTCGCTCTTGAGCTCCCCCTTGCCCAGCGACATCAGGTCCGATTGCTGGTCCTGTGCCGAAGCCGCCACCGGGACCAGACATCCAGCCAGCGCGAATGCCGCCAGAGGCCCCTTCCAATTGCCCGTCATTTTCATCCCCTCGATATCCCGGGTCGCGTCAGGCGACCGTCGTCGAATGTGCTTCCATGGCTGCAGCCATTGCAGCCATCTCAAATCCACCGGCCAGCCCCGCCGCGTGCAGGCCGTCGAGGCCGCCGCCGGCGAGCATGGCGCCAAGCACGTGATCCAGGCCGTCCGCCCCCATCGTCTCGGCAATCGCGGGAGCGCCGTGTGCGCCTTGATGCCCGGCGAAGTGGTCGATCAGCGAGTCCACAGCATGGTGCCCGGCGCTTTCGGCAATCGCTTCCTGCACGGCAGGTAGATTCCCGGAGCCATGTTCGCCCCCGTGCCCGCTCCCCTGCCCGGCTCCGGTGCCATTGCCCTGGTCATTCGAACCACCGGCCTGCTCGCCCTGTGCGGCGAGCAGCAATGCCTGCATCAGCCCCGAGTCAGCGCCGCCGAACAGAGCCGGAGCCGCACTCGCCTGAACGTGGCCTTCCTCGCCGCCGCCAAGCGGCTGCACGGAGACGTCCTGATGCTGCACCACGTCACCCAGGCCATGCCCGGCGCCCTGCTCCGCTGCGTGCTGCGACAGGTGGCTTTCGGGCTCGCTGTCCTGGTGAGCCTGCTGGCCATCCTGCAAGAATGTCACCGGCGGTGTCGCCGGAGCATGTTCCGGCACTGCAACCGTCACTTCGGGCAGATGCGTCTCGAAAGTCTGCATCGCCGCGGCAATCGCCTCTATCGCGATTGGCGAGAGCGGCATCGCATGGGCCGCACCCGACATCATGAAGCCTGCCGCAGCCGCAGTGATCGCCGCCATTTCGGCGGTACGCGCCGCAGTCTGGCTCTCGACGTTCGCCGTTGCGAACGAGACGTCGGCCAGTGCGTAAGTGGCACCCTTCATGGTGTACTCGCCGGTCGCATGGACGATTGCATCGCCATCGGCTTGCGACGACCCCGGACCTTCCGCAGTCAGCTCGATCGAAGTGATCCCCATCTGCGCCAGCGTCTTGAACTCGCCCGCATCGACAACGCCGTTGCTGTTCGCATCCTGCCAGACGCCGAACTCGCTGTAGCTCTCATCGGCTGCCGTCAGCTTGCCGTCGCCATTACTGTCGTAAGCCAGGCGCAGGCCCTCGAGGTCGGTTTCCGCTCCCGCGGCATCGTCGGTGAAGACGATATCGAGGCCGTGCCCGGTATCGTGGGCCAGCAGGCCGTCATCGGCGCTGACCCACGCGGTCTGCACAAGTCCGCTGCCATAGTCGTGCGTGACTCCGGCATCGAGTCCGACGAACTCGACGCCGTCGCCATCGAGATCTAGCGCCACCGGAGGCGTCGTCGTCACTGCAGTGATCGAGAGATTGGACTGAGCCGAAACGTCGCCGTCGCCGTCCACCACTTCGACCGGAATGGTGAAGTTGACCGGGTCGTTGGTCAGCGTGCTCGCGCCGAAGTCGCCGATCTGGAAGGTGTCGCCGCCAGCCCAGGTGTACTCGACGCTGTTGAAGCCGTCGCCCGTGAAGACCGCGATCTGCGTGCCGACCTGGCTCGATCCAGGGGCGCCTTCAACCCCGGCGACATTGACCGAACCATCGCCAAGCAGGGTCACGGTAAAGACGTGTCCATTCACGGTGTAGTTCGTTGCAGTGATCGTCGGGATGATGATCGGATCACCACTTCCATCGACGTACTGCGTTCCCCGCCAGACGATCGAAATGCCGGTGATCGAGTCCTTGTCGCCGTCACCGACGACGGTGTTGCCGTCCGGATCGTCGAACGCGGCAATGTTCACGGTCGAGCCATTGGTCGACTTGAACAGCGCCACCGCCCCGTTCACGGTATAGTGGCCGTCGAACATGTGGTCGCGGTTCGCAGCCGTATCGTAGTCCCCGGCGCCGTCCTTCGGATCGCCGCGCAGATCGGTGACGAAGTCGACCCGGAAGGTCTCGTTCGAACCGACCGAAGCGCCTCCGCCGATACCACCGGTATTGGCGGTGGAGTTGATCGTGCCGTCGTCGGCGTTGTTGATCGACGGTGTCAGCAGCAGATCCTGGCTGTTGTTGTCGATCGGCGATCCCACCGTCTCGCCCACCGGAATGAAGCCCGACCAGCTGTTGTTGCCGCCCACGAAATTGTAGCCGCCGGCATTGAAATCGATGGTCTGGATCGAGTCGATGGTCCCGTCCATGTCGACCGTGTAGGTGGCCGTCGTAGGGTCCAGCGTGACGGTGAAGATCTTGTCCGCGCCGGCATAGGCTTCCAGCACCGTATCGCTAACCAGCGTGTAGGTGATCGATACGAAGTTGTGCGTCAGGCCGCTGTCCGCCCCGTCCAGTGACGGTGCGAAACGCACAGTGCCCGCCCCGTCGGCCCCGTAGTTGTCGATCACCGACATGTCGGCATCAAGGTCCGCAGGGGCCGAGACCGGCGCCGCGCCATTGGTCACCTGGATCGCCTCGGGCACGACGGCATAGGGCGTGTCGTCGACAACATCGATCGAGATCGTGCCTGTCGTCGTGTTCCCGTTGGCGTCGCTCGCGGTGTACGTGAAGCTCTCCGCGCCGAGCGCCGTCGACACGCCGTCATTGGCCGACGGCGTCGTCGTGACGGGAGAGGTCAGTGTGTAGGTAAAGGCGCCGGTGCTGTTGTTGAGCACGAGCGTGCCGTAAGTCCCGACAACCGTCGTCTCGTTCCCACTGACTGATCCTCCGGCGATAGAATAGCCGCTCGCCCCCGTCACGGAGACGGCGCCACTCGCGGTTTCGCCCGTATCGGAAGGCATCGAACCGGTAATCGAACCGGCCGCAACATCCGCACCCGTCTGGGCCGTGTCGAGAGCCTTCTCGTAAACCGTGACGCTCTCGTCATCGCCGACCAGCGAAACATCGGTGAGGCTGATCGTCAGCGTCGTGGTCGAGGTATCGCCGTCACCATCGGTGATGGTGTAGACGAAGCTGTCTGTTGCGTTGCCCGAGATCGAATTTGCCGTGCTGTTGTACGTGTAGCTGCCATCCGCATTGAGGATCAGCGTGCCGTAGGTGCCCGCGATGCCAGCCCCGCCAAGGTTGCCGCTGACCGGCGCCGAAGTGTCGGTGCCGGTGGCAACGCCGGTGACCGCCCCGCCCGGGGCCGCGCCGTCGGCGCCCAGCACATCGACCAGACCCGAAGTCGTGCCGGTGCCGGAAAGCACATTGCCATCGGTCGAAGCGCCTTCGACGACGCTGTCGGTATCGGCGCGCGCGGTGGGCACATCGTCGATGACGTCGATGGTGATCGTGCTGGTGGTCGTGTTCCCGTCAGCATCGGTCACCTGGTAGGTGAAGCTCTCGAGGTTGTTCTCGGTGGTCACGCCGTTGTCGAGCGTCGCGCCGTCGACCGGGCTGGTGAGCGTGTAGCTCCAAGAACCGCTGGGATCGATGGTGATCGTGCCGTGGCTGCCCGTCGCCGAGCCGACCAGCGCATAGGTATAACCGCCCGCGCCGCCCGAGGCATTGTCGGTCAGCGAGCCCGAGACGGTCTCCGCCGTCGAGGACGGGTTCGAACCGATGCCCAGCGCGGCCTCATCGACCGAGGCGTCCTCGTTGCTCGCGGCAAGGCCGCTGTCGGTGAGGCTGATCGTCAGCGTCGTGGTCGAAGTGTCCCCGTCGCCATCGGTGATGGTGTAGACGAAGCTGTCGGTCGCCCCCGCAGGCGGCACCGCATTGGCGTTCGACTGGTAAGTATAGCTGCCGTCGGCGCCCAGGATCAGCGTGCCGTAGGTGCCCGCGATGCCCGCACCGCCGAGGTTGCCGCTGACCGGCGCCGAAGTGTCGGTGCCGGTGGCAACGCCGGTGACCGCCCCGCCCGGGGCCGCGCCGTCGGCGCCCAGCACATCGACCAGACCCGAAGTCGTGCCGGTGCCGGAAAGCACATTGCCGTCGGTCGAAGCGCCTTCGACGACGCTGTCGGTATCGGCGCGCGCGGTGGGCACATCGTCGATGACATCGATGGTGATCGTGCTGGTGGTCGTGTTCCCGTCAGCATCGGTCACCTGGTAGGTGAAGCTCTCGAGGTTGTTCTCGGTGGTCACGCCGTTGTCGAGCGTGGCGCCGTCGACCGGGCTGGTGAGCGTGTAGCTCCAAGAACCGCTGGGATCGATGGTGATCGTCCCGTGGCTGCCCGTCGCCGAGCCGACCAGCGCATAGGTATACCCGCCCGCGCCGCCCGAGGCATTGTCGGTCAGCGAGCCCGAGACGGTCTCCGCCGTCGAGGACGGGTTGGAACCGATGCCCAGCGCCGCTTCATCGACCGAGGCATCCTCGTTGCTCGCGGCAAGGCCGCTGTCGGTAAGGCTGATCGTCAGCGTCGTGGTCGAGGTATCGCCGTCGCCATCGGTGATGGTGTAGACGAAGCTGTCGGTCGCCCCCGCAGGCGGCACCGCATTGGCGGTCGACTGGTAGGTATAGCTGCCGTCGGCGCCCAGGATCAGCGTGCCGTAGGTGCCCGCGATGCCAGCCCCGCCGAGGTTGCCGGTAACCGGCGCCGAAGTGTCGGTGCCGGTGGCAACGCCGGTGATCGTCGCGCCGTCAGCCCCCGGGACATCGTTCGCCAGCACACCCGTTGCCGGCACAGTCAAGGTGCCGCCCTCGGTGACCGTCCCCGAATCCGCAAGCGCCGTCGGCATGTCGTCGACGATCTGGATATCGAGATTGTCGGAAGCGGGATCGCCGTCCGCATCGATGACCGTGATATCGAACGACACGGTCGTGCCATCGGTGTTCGAGGTATTGTCGTTGAGCGTATAGGTATAGGTGACGCTGCCGTCGCCGGTGACCGGATCGAAAGTGAGATCGTGACGGTCAGCGTACCCGTCTCATCGCTCG
Coding sequences within:
- a CDS encoding VCBS domain-containing protein; the protein is MPTALADSGTVTEGGTLTVPATGVLANDVPGADGATITGVATGTDTSAPVTGNLGGAGIAGTYGTLILGADGSYTYQSTANAVPPAGATDSFVYTITDGDGDTSTTTLTISLTDSGLAASNEDASVDEAALGIGSNPSSTAETVSGSLTDNASGGAGGYTYALVGSATGSHGTITIDPSGSWSYTLTSPVDGATLDNGVTTENNLESFTYQVTDADGNTTTSTITIDVIDDVPTARADTDSVVEGASTDGNVLSGTGTTSGLVDVLGADGAAPGGAVTGVATGTDTSAPVSGNLGGAGIAGTYGTLILGADGSYTYQSNANAVPPAGATDSFVYTITDGDGDTSTTTLTISLTDSGLAASNEDASVDEAALGIGSNPSSTAETVSGSLTDNASGGAGGYTYALVGSATGSHGTITIDPSGSWSYTLTSPVDGATLDNGVTTENNLESFTYQVTDADGNTTTSTITIDVIDDVPTARADTDSVVEGASTDGNVLSGTGTTSGLVDVLGADGAAPGGAVTGVATGTDTSAPVSGNLGGAGIAGTYGTLILNADGSYTYNSTANSISGNATDSFVYTITDGDGDTSTTTLTISLTDVSLVGDDESVTVYEKALDTAQTGADVAAGSITGSMPSDTGETASGAVSVTGASGYSIAGGSVSGNETTVVGTYGTLVLNNSTGAFTYTLTSPVTTTPSANDGVSTALGAESFTYTASDANGNTTTGTISIDVVDDTPYAVVPEAIQVTNGAAPVSAPADLDADMSVIDNYGADGAGTVRFAPSLDGADSGLTHNFVSITYTLVSDTVLEAYAGADKIFTVTLDPTTATYTVDMDGTIDSIQTIDFNAGGYNFVGGNNSWSGFIPVGETVGSPIDNNSQDLLLTPSINNADDGTINSTANTGGIGGGASVGSNETFRVDFVTDLRGDPKDGAGDYDTAANRDHMFDGHYTVNGAVALFKSTNGSTVNIAAFDDPDGNTVVGDGDKDSITGISIVWRGTQYVDGSGDPIIIPTITATNYTVNGHVFTVTLLGDGSVNVAGVEGAPGSSQVGTQIAVFTGDGFNSVEYTWAGGDTFQIGDFGASTLTNDPVNFTIPVEVVDGDGDVSAQSNLSITAVTTTPPVALDLDGDGVEFVGLDAGVTHDYGSGLVQTAWVSADDGLLAHDTGHGLDIVFTDDAAGAETDLEGLRLAYDSNGDGKLTAADESYSEFGVWQDANSNGVVDAGEFKTLAQMGITSIELTAEGPGSSQADGDAIVHATGEYTMKGATYALADVSFATANVESQTAARTAEMAAITAAAAGFMMSGAAHAMPLSPIAIEAIAAAMQTFETHLPEVTVAVPEHAPATPPVTFLQDGQQAHQDSEPESHLSQHAAEQGAGHGLGDVVQHQDVSVQPLGGGEEGHVQASAAPALFGGADSGLMQALLLAAQGEQAGGSNDQGNGTGAGQGSGHGGEHGSGNLPAVQEAIAESAGHHAVDSLIDHFAGHQGAHGAPAIAETMGADGLDHVLGAMLAGGGLDGLHAAGLAGGFEMAAMAAAMEAHSTTVA